A portion of the Caldilineales bacterium genome contains these proteins:
- a CDS encoding ATP-grasp domain-containing protein, with protein MTAEHPTTILCLASYFKGGRFLETCKHLGARVLLLTREKLADEPWPLDSIDERFLMPHLNVGPDLVHGVSYLARDRRLDRIVALDDFDVETAAHLREHLRIPGMGETTVRYFRDKLAMRMQAHEQGIPVPEFVHVLNYDRLREYMERVPPPWVLKPRSEAGSVGIKKLYSSEELWRTLDVLGDKQSYYVLEHFLPGGVYHVDSIISERDVVFSIAHQYARPPMSVMHEGGIFMSRTLPRGETEQQLLEALNREVIQAMGMVRGVTHAEFIRAEADGRFYFLELAARVGGANIDRMVEAAAGINPWAEWARLEVAHARGEDYTLPPIRQDYAGLITCLSRQDWPDLSGYQDPEIVWWLQKLNHAGLLVAAPDPARVSQLLADYGRRFEHDFLAVLPPQETLRTI; from the coding sequence ATGACTGCCGAGCATCCCACCACCATCCTCTGCCTGGCCAGCTATTTCAAAGGCGGCCGTTTCCTGGAAACCTGCAAGCATCTGGGGGCGCGCGTCCTCCTGCTGACGCGCGAGAAGCTGGCCGATGAACCCTGGCCGTTGGACAGCATCGACGAGCGCTTCCTCATGCCCCACCTCAACGTCGGCCCCGACCTGGTGCATGGCGTCAGTTACCTGGCCCGCGACCGGCGCCTCGACCGCATCGTTGCCCTGGATGATTTCGATGTCGAGACTGCCGCTCACCTGCGCGAACATCTTCGCATCCCCGGCATGGGCGAGACCACCGTCCGCTACTTCCGCGACAAACTGGCCATGCGTATGCAGGCGCACGAGCAGGGCATCCCTGTGCCCGAGTTCGTTCATGTCCTCAATTACGACCGCCTGCGCGAATATATGGAACGAGTCCCCCCGCCGTGGGTGCTGAAACCCCGTTCCGAAGCCGGGTCGGTGGGGATCAAGAAGCTCTACTCTAGCGAAGAACTGTGGCGCACGCTGGACGTCCTGGGCGACAAGCAATCGTACTACGTTCTGGAGCATTTCCTGCCCGGCGGCGTCTATCATGTCGATTCGATCATCTCTGAGCGCGACGTGGTCTTCTCTATCGCTCACCAATACGCCCGCCCGCCGATGAGCGTGATGCACGAAGGCGGCATCTTCATGTCGCGCACCCTGCCCCGCGGCGAGACGGAGCAACAACTGCTCGAGGCGCTCAACCGCGAGGTCATCCAGGCCATGGGCATGGTGCGAGGGGTGACGCACGCTGAATTCATCCGCGCCGAAGCCGACGGCCGCTTCTATTTCCTGGAACTGGCCGCGCGCGTGGGCGGCGCCAACATCGATCGCATGGTCGAGGCGGCCGCGGGCATCAATCCCTGGGCCGAATGGGCGCGGCTGGAGGTGGCCCACGCCCGCGGCGAGGACTACACCCTTCCACCCATCCGCCAGGACTATGCCGGGCTGATCACCTGTCTCTCGCGGCAGGATTGGCCCGACCTTTCCGGCTATCAGGATCCCGAGATCGTCTGGTGGCTGCAAAAATTGAACCACGCCGGCCTGCTGGTGGCTGCGCCCGACCCGGCGCGGGTCAGTCAGCTGCTGGCCGACTACGGCCGTCGCTTCGAGCACGATTTCCTGGCCGTGCTGCCGCCCCAAGAAACCCTGCGCACCATTTGA